From Granulicella sp. WH15, the proteins below share one genomic window:
- a CDS encoding DUF4126 family protein produces the protein MAMAVLSWILAIPLLGGMTGLRTMTPMAVLCWFAWLGNLPVSGTWAFWVANPVTTLIFTALALCELLGDKHPKMVDRISLGPLLARITFGGLVGALAATGLSGSAVEGTILGAISAIAGAFLGFHLRHWMVHTQGFRDFAVALVEDAIAIGFAILALGIVTG, from the coding sequence ATGGCAATGGCGGTGTTGTCCTGGATTCTCGCGATTCCCCTACTCGGCGGCATGACCGGCCTGCGCACTATGACGCCGATGGCGGTGCTGTGCTGGTTCGCCTGGCTCGGCAACTTGCCTGTCAGCGGCACCTGGGCCTTCTGGGTCGCGAACCCGGTCACAACCCTCATCTTCACCGCGTTAGCCCTCTGCGAGCTTCTAGGCGACAAGCACCCTAAGATGGTGGACCGTATCTCCCTCGGCCCGCTGCTGGCGCGAATCACCTTTGGCGGTCTGGTCGGCGCACTTGCGGCGACAGGCCTGTCGGGCTCGGCAGTAGAGGGCACGATCCTGGGCGCGATCAGCGCCATCGCAGGAGCCTTTCTGGGCTTCCACCTCCGCCACTGGATGGTCCACACCCAAGGATTCCGCGACTTCGCCGTAGCCCTGGTCGAAGACGCCATCGCCATAGGCTTCGCCATCCTGGCGCTGGGCATAGTAACCGGCTAA
- a CDS encoding DUF1003 domain-containing protein, which produces MACQSHELRHIPLFALLDDDELAVLAAQVELRTFAPRQRIYKMGDPGRAAYVLISGTVTVSTVDEDHQEVVVDEPLHGDFFGLASMLEQTPHQTSATAQEESSCLELDRSDIAVLIEKKPMAGMDMLTVLARQFHASQQLIRDRASRNPNELIEEESTFGERIADSVARFGGSWTFIITFGVVLAVYTALNVALRGKAWDPYPFILLNLFLSMLASIQAPVIMMSQNRQDQKDRVRSELDFEVNVRAESEIKELSRKLNLIEDKLDDHDDLLRGHLSSGKPTTEDGEAINPS; this is translated from the coding sequence ATGGCATGTCAATCCCATGAACTCCGCCACATCCCGCTCTTTGCCCTGCTCGACGACGATGAGCTTGCCGTGCTCGCCGCGCAGGTGGAGCTTCGCACCTTTGCGCCACGCCAGCGGATCTACAAGATGGGCGACCCCGGACGCGCCGCCTACGTCCTGATCTCCGGCACCGTGACTGTGAGCACGGTCGATGAAGACCATCAGGAAGTCGTCGTCGATGAGCCGCTGCACGGCGACTTCTTCGGGCTGGCCTCCATGCTGGAGCAGACGCCGCACCAGACCAGCGCCACGGCCCAGGAGGAGTCCAGCTGCCTGGAGCTGGACCGCAGCGACATCGCCGTGCTCATTGAGAAGAAACCCATGGCCGGGATGGACATGCTGACCGTGCTGGCGCGGCAGTTTCACGCCTCGCAGCAACTGATCCGCGACCGCGCCAGCCGCAACCCGAACGAGTTGATCGAGGAGGAGTCCACATTCGGCGAGCGGATTGCCGATTCGGTCGCCCGGTTTGGAGGATCGTGGACCTTCATCATCACCTTCGGCGTCGTGCTTGCGGTCTATACCGCCCTCAACGTCGCGCTGCGCGGCAAGGCATGGGACCCGTATCCGTTTATCCTACTGAACCTCTTCCTGTCGATGCTGGCTTCGATTCAGGCTCCGGTGATTATGATGAGCCAGAACCGGCAGGATCAGAAGGATCGGGTGCGCAGTGAGCTGGACTTTGAGGTGAATGTACGGGCCGAGAGTGAGATCAAGGAGCTTTCAAGGAAGCTCAATTTGATTGAGGATAAGCTCGATGACCATGATGATCTGTTGAGAGGGCATCTCTCCAGCGGCAAGCCCACGACTGAGGATGGAGAAGCGATCAATCCTTCGTAG
- a CDS encoding alpha/beta hydrolase family protein, with translation MLSRQYAKWMFAWETALTTRDTNRIVRPLEWGFDWLPPLSGAVPSSDLDHMIALNRQIAERSDEFFGYATPTDFRLERRHPQLFPTNVRPETLAQDADFKRRAASGELDQAEFLRFTSPVTTPHPENDQVNARWYPISEGQKAELLRAGKPLQAMIVLPQWNADAFSHNALCEIFNRFGISCLRLSKPYHDIRRPAELERSDYAVSANIGRTLSACRQAVVDIRSSIDWLESQGYEQFGVLGTSLGSCYAFIAAAHDPRIQVCAFNHASTWFGDVIWTGQSTRHIRAAFEQADLTQPLVRDIFVALSPMAYMERFASAPRQVLVVHATYDLTFLAEFSLDVLKNFDKHKVDYVSRVLPCGHYTTGETPYKYIDGWYLGSFVYKAFKRLHQTSTQPQPALA, from the coding sequence ATGCTCTCCAGGCAATACGCAAAGTGGATGTTCGCCTGGGAGACGGCGCTCACCACCCGCGATACCAACCGCATCGTCCGTCCCCTCGAGTGGGGTTTCGACTGGCTCCCGCCTCTCTCCGGCGCAGTTCCTTCTTCCGATCTCGATCACATGATCGCCCTCAACCGGCAGATCGCCGAGCGTTCCGATGAGTTCTTCGGCTACGCCACCCCGACTGACTTCCGGCTCGAGCGTCGCCACCCCCAGCTCTTCCCCACTAACGTCCGGCCCGAAACCCTGGCCCAGGACGCCGACTTCAAGCGCCGCGCCGCCTCGGGCGAACTGGACCAGGCCGAGTTCCTTCGCTTCACCTCTCCGGTCACCACTCCCCACCCGGAGAACGATCAGGTCAACGCCCGCTGGTATCCCATCAGCGAGGGCCAGAAGGCCGAGCTACTCCGTGCGGGCAAGCCTCTCCAGGCCATGATCGTCCTGCCCCAGTGGAACGCCGACGCCTTCTCGCACAACGCCCTCTGCGAGATCTTCAACCGCTTCGGCATCTCCTGCCTGCGTCTCTCGAAGCCCTACCACGACATCCGCCGCCCCGCCGAGTTGGAGCGCTCAGACTACGCCGTCAGCGCCAACATAGGCCGCACGCTCTCAGCCTGCCGCCAGGCGGTCGTCGACATCCGCAGCTCCATCGACTGGCTCGAATCGCAGGGCTACGAGCAGTTCGGCGTCCTCGGCACCTCCCTCGGCTCCTGCTACGCCTTCATCGCCGCAGCCCACGACCCGCGCATTCAGGTCTGCGCCTTCAACCACGCCTCCACGTGGTTCGGCGACGTCATCTGGACGGGCCAGAGCACCCGCCACATCCGCGCCGCCTTCGAGCAGGCCGACCTCACCCAACCCCTGGTCCGCGACATCTTCGTAGCCCTCAGCCCGATGGCCTACATGGAGCGCTTCGCCTCCGCCCCCCGGCAAGTCCTGGTAGTCCATGCCACCTACGACCTGACCTTCCTCGCGGAGTTCTCCCTCGATGTCCTGAAAAACTTCGACAAACACAAGGTCGATTACGTCTCCCGCGTCCTGCCCTGCGGCCACTACACCACGGGCGAGACGCCCTACAAGTACATCGACGGCTGGTACCTGGGCTCCTTTGTCTACAAGGCCTTCAAGCGCCTGCACCAAACATCCACCCAACCCCAACCCGCCCTGGCCTAA
- a CDS encoding SPFH domain-containing protein: MSLFDQFNTPSSNQKDLDAQSRTVRRAIGFGTAGLAVLIAVILFFNYVAALTRIGAGYEGVEVVLSGSQRGASEIPIRTGWVFYSPLRSQIIEFPTFVQTVKWTRDVSEGRAANEEMSFNSKEGMEIYSDVSLSYAIEPKRVPDFYVKYRVSDLDVFTHGILRDVVRNSLNEVASTYSVEQIYGEQKAEFLGKVQALIQTKMDPVGVVVQQFGFIGAPRVPEVIAAAITGKAQAVQDAERARNELQKTQAEAAKTVAEAEGEAKAAVTRAQGEAEANRIRQTSLTPQLLELRKIENQKALIDRWNGALPSVETGNGQMLMQLPQMKE, from the coding sequence ATGTCGCTGTTCGATCAGTTCAATACGCCGTCGTCGAATCAAAAGGATCTGGATGCGCAGAGCAGAACGGTGCGTCGCGCCATCGGCTTCGGAACCGCCGGACTCGCGGTATTGATCGCAGTCATCCTGTTCTTCAACTACGTGGCGGCGCTCACCCGCATCGGCGCGGGCTACGAGGGCGTGGAGGTAGTGCTCAGCGGCTCCCAGCGCGGCGCCAGCGAGATCCCGATCCGCACCGGCTGGGTCTTCTACAGCCCGTTGCGCTCGCAGATCATCGAGTTCCCCACCTTCGTCCAGACGGTCAAGTGGACGCGCGACGTCAGCGAGGGCCGCGCCGCCAACGAGGAGATGAGCTTCAACTCCAAGGAGGGTATGGAGATCTACTCGGACGTCAGCCTCAGCTACGCCATCGAGCCGAAGCGCGTGCCCGACTTCTACGTCAAGTACCGGGTCAGCGACCTGGACGTCTTCACGCACGGCATCCTGCGCGACGTGGTCCGCAACTCGCTCAACGAGGTCGCCTCGACCTACTCGGTCGAGCAGATCTACGGCGAGCAGAAGGCCGAGTTCCTGGGTAAGGTACAGGCGCTCATCCAGACCAAGATGGACCCTGTCGGCGTCGTCGTGCAGCAGTTCGGGTTCATTGGCGCGCCTCGCGTGCCGGAGGTCATCGCCGCGGCCATCACCGGCAAGGCGCAGGCCGTGCAGGACGCCGAACGCGCCCGCAACGAGCTGCAGAAGACCCAGGCCGAGGCAGCCAAGACCGTAGCCGAGGCTGAAGGCGAAGCCAAAGCAGCCGTAACCCGCGCCCAGGGCGAGGCGGAGGCCAACCGCATCCGCCAGACGAGCCTGACCCCTCAGCTTCTGGAGCTTCGCAAGATCGAGAACCAAAAGGCCCTGATCGACCGCTGGAACGGAGCCCTGCCCAGCGTCGAGACCGGCAACGGTCAGATGCTGATGCAGCTCCCGCAGATGAAAGAGTAA
- a CDS encoding VWA domain-containing protein, translated as MRLFGFGLAIGMALGVLALQARAQSIPVLKVETHLIDTTVSVHTPDGGLVQDLTRDELSIVEDGVPQTIRFFSRAEQLPLSIGLVIDASGSQEKFVKEHERDIAEFLRQVLAPGDQAFAVCFGNHLRLVSDWTGSGAAIMDGLRSFDKDVGHFPELGPIEERELGTALDDAVYYSVTERMANVHQRRRVLLVFSDGEENSSEHDLLDAIEAAQNADVLVYAIRYTDLEHGKMNARDRYGVRALEHLTGQTGGKQYDAHQMKVSQAFTEIAGELRSLYGVAYQSTNRVRDGSYRKVVIQSTRPGLIVRARAGYYAR; from the coding sequence GTGCGGCTTTTTGGGTTTGGTCTGGCAATTGGTATGGCGCTTGGCGTTCTAGCGCTGCAAGCAAGGGCGCAGAGCATCCCGGTCCTGAAGGTGGAGACCCACCTGATCGACACCACCGTCAGCGTCCACACGCCGGACGGCGGCCTGGTGCAGGATCTCACCCGAGACGAACTCTCCATCGTGGAGGATGGCGTGCCCCAGACGATCCGGTTCTTCTCCCGAGCCGAGCAGCTTCCGTTGAGCATCGGTCTGGTCATCGACGCAAGCGGCAGCCAGGAGAAGTTCGTCAAGGAGCACGAGCGCGACATCGCCGAATTTCTACGGCAGGTCCTCGCTCCCGGCGACCAGGCCTTCGCGGTCTGCTTCGGCAATCACCTGCGTCTGGTGAGCGACTGGACCGGCTCCGGCGCTGCCATCATGGACGGGCTGCGCAGCTTCGATAAGGACGTAGGCCATTTTCCCGAGCTTGGCCCCATAGAGGAGCGCGAGCTTGGCACCGCCCTCGATGACGCCGTGTACTACTCGGTCACCGAGCGCATGGCGAACGTGCATCAGCGCCGCCGCGTCCTGCTGGTCTTCAGCGACGGCGAGGAGAACTCCAGCGAGCATGATCTGCTCGACGCCATCGAAGCCGCCCAGAATGCCGACGTGCTGGTCTACGCCATCCGCTATACGGATCTCGAGCACGGCAAGATGAACGCCCGCGACCGCTACGGGGTCCGGGCTCTGGAGCACCTGACCGGCCAGACCGGGGGCAAGCAGTACGACGCCCACCAGATGAAGGTGAGCCAGGCCTTCACGGAGATTGCAGGCGAGCTGCGGTCGTTGTACGGGGTCGCCTACCAGTCCACCAACCGGGTGCGCGACGGATCATACCGCAAGGTGGTCATCCAATCGACCCGGCCCGGCCTGATAGTGCGCGCCCGCGCTGGCTACTACGCCCGCTGA
- a CDS encoding outer membrane lipoprotein-sorting protein — protein sequence MREWRVFPLVMCLTMAVAVPVRSQGTTTASPAPKADEIVGRMLEHNRERLAALESYTTERTYRVEYHGTGGEHRAEIAVHAEYTRPDQKHLTIVSESGAKFLCEKVLRKLVQSEEEAVQNSNRQTTISPENYKAELIGEETVAFPDSPNGLKTWVLRVTPRVDNKFTYHGRVWISQDDYAIVRIQGEPAKAPSWWTNRAHFDSRYLRRSGVWLPAQNVSTTHVRIGGEAILTIDYGTYPVVTAHPVVQSAERHNPAALEASLNR from the coding sequence ATGCGAGAGTGGCGTGTATTTCCGTTAGTGATGTGCCTCACGATGGCGGTAGCCGTGCCCGTACGCTCCCAGGGCACCACGACCGCAAGCCCCGCCCCGAAGGCCGACGAGATCGTCGGCAGGATGCTCGAACACAACCGAGAGCGCCTTGCCGCGCTCGAGAGCTACACCACCGAGCGGACCTATCGCGTCGAGTACCACGGCACCGGCGGCGAGCATCGAGCCGAGATCGCCGTCCACGCCGAGTACACCCGCCCCGACCAGAAGCACCTGACCATCGTCTCCGAGTCCGGAGCTAAATTCCTCTGCGAGAAGGTTCTGCGCAAGCTGGTGCAGAGCGAAGAAGAGGCGGTCCAGAACTCCAATCGGCAGACTACGATCAGCCCCGAAAACTACAAGGCCGAGTTGATCGGCGAAGAGACCGTAGCCTTTCCCGATTCTCCTAACGGTCTCAAAACATGGGTTTTGCGCGTCACCCCGCGCGTCGATAATAAGTTCACCTACCACGGCCGGGTCTGGATCAGTCAGGATGACTACGCCATTGTGCGGATCCAGGGTGAGCCTGCCAAGGCTCCCTCCTGGTGGACCAACCGCGCCCACTTCGACTCGCGCTACCTCCGTCGCTCCGGCGTCTGGCTCCCCGCGCAGAACGTCTCCACCACCCACGTCCGCATCGGCGGCGAGGCCATCCTCACGATCGACTACGGCACCTACCCGGTCGTAACGGCCCACCCCGTAGTCCAGAGCGCCGAGCGCCACAACCCGGCAGCACTCGAAGCCAGCCTGAATAGGTAG
- a CDS encoding GGDEF domain-containing protein, with the protein MQILSWADHRTLIACHCLLAAVFMVVLLILRRSHPELRGIGSMALGFSFAIPATALLSVRGVVYSTFSLVATNTFAFLCYIFFYRGILHFCQSQFPAPREERSVVGRFWGRNGFVPVLWLSSLLSTAAIFYFSQVHPLVVPRIVAVSMTVTLARVLMAVTLFRYAHGRLHMIFFGSSLLGFAMLSSSFAATIILKGSPRDFILSDSTQSFVLLAGFVFICIDGIFYVTMIGSAIARTIEQRAQLDFLTETLNRGGIEKALAMEIARTRRSRRPFSLLMIDLDHFKPINDLYGHAAGDEALRTAAQAIGSVLRLYDKLGRFGGDEFLVLLPETTGATAMQVSERIRQALRTRSMGTQERRYPSHAPGAANAMPPYLTLSIGITHCAYEEDAIDILARADSALYVAKNDGRDCARLTLPANTRGAYIESSTESLS; encoded by the coding sequence ATGCAGATTCTCTCCTGGGCCGACCACCGTACCTTGATCGCTTGTCACTGCCTCCTCGCCGCCGTCTTTATGGTGGTGCTGCTGATCCTGCGACGCTCCCATCCTGAGCTGCGCGGCATCGGTTCGATGGCCCTCGGCTTCTCCTTCGCCATCCCCGCCACGGCGCTGCTCTCGGTGCGCGGCGTGGTCTACTCGACGTTCAGCCTGGTGGCCACCAACACCTTCGCCTTTCTCTGCTACATCTTCTTCTACCGGGGTATTCTGCACTTCTGTCAGTCGCAGTTTCCCGCGCCGCGGGAGGAACGCTCCGTGGTGGGAAGGTTCTGGGGACGCAACGGCTTCGTGCCCGTGCTCTGGCTATCCAGCCTCCTCTCCACCGCCGCTATCTTTTACTTCAGCCAGGTCCACCCCCTAGTCGTTCCCCGCATCGTGGCCGTCTCGATGACGGTAACGCTGGCGCGCGTGCTGATGGCGGTAACGCTCTTCCGCTATGCCCACGGACGCCTGCACATGATCTTCTTCGGCAGCTCGCTGCTGGGCTTTGCGATGCTCAGCAGCTCGTTCGCCGCCACCATCATCCTCAAGGGCTCGCCCCGCGACTTTATCCTGAGCGACAGCACCCAGAGCTTCGTCCTGCTGGCGGGCTTCGTCTTCATCTGCATCGACGGCATCTTCTACGTCACCATGATCGGCAGCGCGATAGCCCGCACCATCGAGCAGCGGGCGCAGCTCGACTTCCTGACCGAGACGCTGAACCGGGGCGGCATCGAGAAGGCCCTGGCCATGGAGATTGCCCGGACCCGCCGCAGCCGCAGGCCGTTCTCGCTGCTGATGATCGACCTCGATCACTTTAAGCCGATCAACGACCTGTACGGCCACGCGGCGGGAGATGAGGCGCTGCGCACCGCTGCCCAGGCCATCGGCTCGGTGCTGCGCCTCTACGACAAGCTGGGGCGGTTCGGAGGAGACGAGTTCCTGGTGCTGCTGCCGGAGACCACGGGCGCAACAGCGATGCAGGTGTCCGAGCGCATACGCCAGGCACTGCGGACCCGGAGCATGGGCACGCAGGAGAGACGGTATCCCAGCCATGCGCCCGGAGCTGCAAACGCCATGCCGCCTTACCTGACCCTCAGCATCGGCATCACGCACTGCGCCTATGAGGAGGACGCCATCGATATTCTGGCGCGGGCCGACTCGGCGCTCTATGTAGCCAAGAACGATGGGAGAGACTGTGCGCGGCTTACGCTGCCTGCCAATACCAGGGGGGCGTATATCGAGTCCAGTACGGAATCGTTGTCCTGA
- the glyA gene encoding serine hydroxymethyltransferase, with protein sequence MSIDLNAPLLSADPEIAAQIRNEISRQHEGLEMIASENFVSRAVLEAVGTVFTNKYAEGYPGKRYYGGCEFADIVENLARDRAKRLFGADHVNVQPHSGSQANAAAYMTLINPGDTILGLDLAHGGHLTHGHKLNFSGKLYKVVGYQVRQDTETIDYDALEQQAEREKPKVIVAGGSAYPRQFDFARMRQIADKVGAYLFVDMAHFAGLVAGGAHPSPVPHAHIVTTTTHKTLRGPRAGMILCQAEFAAGVDRSVFPGQQGGPLMHVIAGKAVAFREALEPDFATYATQIVTNAKVLAEAIAEKGFRIVSGGTDTHLLLIDVFAKGMFGSEAEHALGEAGITVNKNAIPYDTNPPMKPSGIRIGTPALTTRGMKEPEMRLIAAWIVRALEHRTDAAELAKVRAEVLELAERFPLYGWLRQS encoded by the coding sequence ATGTCGATTGACCTGAACGCCCCTCTTCTCAGCGCCGACCCTGAGATCGCCGCCCAGATCCGCAATGAAATCTCCCGCCAGCACGAGGGCCTGGAGATGATCGCATCGGAGAACTTCGTCAGCCGCGCCGTCCTCGAGGCCGTCGGCACCGTCTTCACCAATAAGTACGCCGAAGGCTACCCCGGCAAGCGTTACTACGGCGGCTGCGAGTTCGCCGACATCGTCGAGAACCTCGCCCGCGACCGCGCCAAGCGCCTCTTCGGAGCCGATCACGTCAACGTCCAGCCCCACTCCGGCTCCCAGGCCAACGCCGCCGCCTACATGACCTTGATTAACCCCGGCGACACCATCCTCGGCCTCGACCTCGCCCACGGTGGCCACCTTACCCACGGCCACAAGCTCAACTTCTCCGGCAAGCTCTACAAGGTCGTCGGCTACCAGGTCCGCCAGGACACCGAGACCATCGACTACGATGCCCTCGAGCAGCAGGCCGAGCGCGAGAAGCCCAAGGTCATCGTGGCCGGTGGCAGCGCCTACCCTCGCCAGTTCGACTTCGCCCGTATGCGCCAGATTGCCGACAAGGTCGGAGCCTACCTCTTCGTCGATATGGCCCACTTCGCCGGTCTGGTCGCCGGAGGAGCGCACCCCTCGCCCGTGCCCCACGCCCACATCGTCACCACCACCACGCACAAGACACTCCGCGGCCCCCGCGCCGGCATGATCCTCTGCCAGGCCGAGTTCGCCGCCGGTGTCGACCGCAGCGTCTTCCCCGGCCAGCAGGGCGGGCCGCTCATGCACGTCATCGCGGGCAAGGCCGTAGCCTTCCGCGAGGCACTCGAGCCTGACTTCGCCACATACGCAACCCAAATTGTTACAAATGCCAAGGTCCTCGCCGAAGCCATCGCGGAGAAGGGCTTCCGCATCGTCTCCGGCGGCACCGACACCCACCTCCTGCTGATCGACGTCTTCGCCAAAGGCATGTTCGGCTCCGAAGCCGAGCACGCTCTGGGCGAAGCGGGCATCACGGTCAACAAGAACGCGATTCCCTACGACACCAACCCGCCCATGAAGCCCAGCGGCATCCGCATCGGCACGCCCGCTCTCACCACGCGCGGCATGAAGGAGCCGGAGATGCGCCTGATCGCCGCCTGGATCGTCCGCGCTCTCGAGCACCGCACCGACGCCGCCGAGCTGGCCAAGGTCCGCGCCGAGGTCCTCGAGCTGGCCGAGCGCTTCCCCCTCTACGGCTGGCTGCGGCAGTCTTAA
- the hpnI gene encoding bacteriohopanetetrol glucosamine biosynthesis glycosyltransferase HpnI: protein MASAIELITTLLALAGLAYMLLALWGARDYTRTVRRRASEREYTPDVTLLKPLKGVDARMYEGLASHCRQQYAGRFEIVFGVHSLDDPAVAEVERLRAEFPDVPIKLVECSDRLGTSGKVSNLVQMLAAAEYEHLVINDSDIYVTPHYLTGVMRYFGSTPDEVPVGMVTAPYLGRTGLGGREVTIWAKLEALGISTDFMPGVLTARKLEQGIRFGLGSTLAVTHTAMVAAGGLGPLVEFLADDYELGKRIAAAGYRVELCGEIVETTVPAYDLIGFWDHQMRWARSTRDSRRMGYVGLGVTYCVPWALMTVLASGAALWSFTLLAVVVLVRMTVALVVGVGVLRDDQVLRDLWLLPVRDLFGLLFWIWSFAGDTVVWRGDRFRLHEGRIALVNKGIAKAS, encoded by the coding sequence ATGGCGAGCGCAATCGAGCTGATCACGACTCTGCTGGCACTCGCGGGTCTGGCATACATGCTGCTGGCGCTGTGGGGTGCACGGGACTACACCCGCACAGTACGCCGCCGCGCCTCCGAGCGGGAGTACACTCCCGACGTCACCCTGCTGAAGCCGCTCAAGGGCGTCGACGCCCGCATGTACGAGGGGTTAGCCAGCCACTGCCGCCAGCAGTACGCGGGCCGGTTCGAGATCGTCTTCGGCGTCCACAGCCTGGACGACCCCGCCGTCGCCGAGGTCGAGCGCCTGCGCGCCGAGTTCCCAGACGTCCCCATCAAACTGGTCGAGTGCAGCGATCGTCTCGGCACCAGCGGCAAGGTCAGCAACCTGGTCCAGATGCTGGCCGCGGCCGAGTACGAGCACCTGGTCATCAACGACAGCGACATCTACGTCACCCCGCACTACCTCACCGGCGTCATGCGCTACTTCGGGTCTACGCCCGATGAGGTCCCCGTCGGCATGGTGACCGCGCCTTACCTGGGCCGTACCGGTCTGGGCGGCCGCGAGGTCACCATCTGGGCCAAGCTCGAGGCGCTGGGCATCTCCACCGACTTCATGCCCGGCGTGCTGACGGCCCGCAAGCTCGAACAGGGCATCCGCTTCGGCCTGGGCTCGACCCTGGCAGTCACGCACACGGCGATGGTGGCTGCCGGAGGCCTGGGTCCACTGGTCGAGTTTCTCGCCGACGACTACGAGCTGGGCAAGCGCATCGCCGCCGCGGGCTACCGCGTGGAGCTGTGCGGCGAGATCGTCGAGACGACAGTGCCTGCCTACGACCTGATTGGTTTCTGGGACCACCAGATGCGCTGGGCGCGCTCCACACGCGACTCGCGCCGCATGGGCTACGTGGGTCTTGGGGTCACCTACTGCGTCCCCTGGGCGCTGATGACGGTGCTGGCCAGCGGAGCTGCTCTGTGGAGCTTCACGCTGCTGGCTGTGGTGGTGCTGGTCCGTATGACGGTGGCGCTGGTGGTGGGGGTTGGCGTGCTGCGCGACGATCAGGTGCTGCGCGATCTCTGGCTGCTGCCGGTGCGCGACCTGTTCGGCCTGCTGTTCTGGATCTGGAGCTTTGCCGGGGACACGGTGGTCTGGCGTGGCGACCGGTTCCGGTTACATGAGGGCCGCATCGCCCTGGTGAACAAGGGCATAGCCAAAGCCAGCTAA